One genomic region from Capillibacterium thermochitinicola encodes:
- a CDS encoding DNA methyltransferase, with translation MENPLNDLTGAEWLYWTNSIYPTNFPPDPTHPLRKKHGAIKPPELMAEIISFFTKEGELVLDPFAGVGSTLLGADLVRRKAIGIELNAEWVRIYQEIKATFSVGPEGLVRGKTGRAIESLLLNGDCLEELKKFPAEQVAAIVTDPPYGCSHRVTFTRETNFAMYNPGEAKDFGNAASFATYLEKMAAFGREAYRVLMPRRYLVILIGDRYHNGEYYPLSTKVAEVMQQAGFKWKGMRIWWNQATQRPLRPYAIKRCYVPNITHQNILIFRKG, from the coding sequence GTGGAAAACCCCTTAAACGACTTGACTGGTGCGGAATGGCTTTACTGGACGAATTCCATCTACCCGACCAATTTCCCACCGGACCCTACCCACCCGCTGCGGAAAAAACACGGGGCCATTAAGCCTCCGGAATTGATGGCCGAGATCATCTCCTTCTTTACCAAAGAAGGGGAGCTGGTCCTCGATCCCTTTGCCGGTGTTGGCAGTACCTTGCTTGGGGCGGACTTGGTGAGGCGAAAGGCGATCGGCATTGAGCTGAACGCGGAGTGGGTCCGGATTTATCAGGAAATAAAGGCGACTTTCAGCGTCGGCCCGGAAGGTTTGGTCCGGGGGAAAACAGGACGGGCGATTGAGAGTTTGCTGTTGAACGGCGATTGCCTTGAAGAATTAAAGAAGTTCCCGGCGGAGCAGGTGGCGGCGATCGTGACCGATCCGCCCTATGGTTGTAGCCACCGGGTGACATTTACCCGGGAAACCAATTTTGCCATGTACAACCCGGGGGAAGCGAAGGATTTTGGGAATGCCGCCAGCTTTGCTACCTACCTGGAGAAGATGGCCGCTTTTGGCCGGGAAGCCTACCGGGTCCTTATGCCCCGCCGCTATCTGGTCATTTTGATCGGCGATCGTTACCACAACGGCGAGTATTACCCTTTAAGCACAAAGGTGGCCGAAGTCATGCAGCAGGCGGGTTTCAAATGGAAAGGGATGCGGATTTGGTGGAACCAAGCCACCCAGCGGCCGCTCCGGCCTTATGCCATTAAGCGTTGCTATGTGCCGAACATCACCCACCAAAACATTTTGATCTTTCGGAAAGGTTGA
- a CDS encoding LPS-assembly protein LptD: MNFMQLTKVKIVGIVLCFILLAGVGTPALATSPREVEIEARLVEFDPDSGVYRASGGVILTSGDFQLQAETVLYNQETEVITAEQGVKLKTATGNWEGESLVYSFRTEEGTLTAFRGAMGSAFYTGQTGELRGEEIRVQGASFTRCELTSPCVKIKAGRVRLVEDRVQVSGGWLYLKNFPVLPLPPLAFRPDQFENWPQLEIGVNSTRGFYVLGRLTHQVNEQVDLNYSGGVGTNRWWNVQGGIRWDLLPGLVFNSTLTWEDYLRGNASLTYKWAPLQFRTAVQHNWADLPSGEHSFSVMGPLSKKSNLEFSYTSSFNEKKQGEQRRADYGLRLTGRWLPGFTLGAGLFYGEGDLKSNSLNGWHLRTTWSGGINLARTWRVQVAGETRWQAGIEPLWVNNQVKLVKDLHCFRADLGYNLLDESVSFNLMFNW, from the coding sequence ATGAACTTCATGCAGTTGACCAAGGTTAAAATAGTTGGTATTGTGTTGTGTTTTATCCTGTTGGCCGGGGTTGGGACGCCGGCATTGGCGACGAGCCCCCGCGAAGTGGAGATCGAAGCCCGGCTGGTCGAATTTGATCCGGATTCCGGGGTTTACCGTGCCAGCGGGGGTGTGATCTTGACCAGTGGCGATTTCCAGTTGCAAGCGGAGACCGTCCTTTATAACCAGGAGACAGAAGTAATCACGGCGGAGCAGGGGGTCAAGCTGAAGACGGCCACCGGCAACTGGGAAGGAGAATCCCTCGTCTATTCTTTCCGGACGGAGGAGGGAACGTTGACCGCCTTTCGCGGGGCGATGGGTTCAGCCTTTTACACCGGGCAAACAGGGGAGCTGCGGGGGGAAGAGATCCGCGTGCAAGGCGCTTCCTTTACCCGCTGTGAGCTTACCTCGCCGTGCGTAAAGATTAAAGCGGGGCGTGTCCGGCTGGTTGAAGATCGGGTACAGGTAAGCGGAGGCTGGTTATACCTGAAAAATTTTCCAGTCCTCCCCTTGCCGCCCTTGGCTTTCCGCCCCGACCAGTTTGAAAACTGGCCCCAGTTGGAGATCGGGGTCAACAGCACCCGTGGCTTTTATGTGCTCGGCCGGTTAACCCATCAGGTGAACGAACAGGTTGATCTGAATTATAGCGGTGGAGTTGGCACCAACCGGTGGTGGAATGTCCAAGGCGGAATCCGTTGGGATTTGCTGCCCGGTTTGGTCTTTAATTCGACACTGACTTGGGAGGATTACCTCCGGGGGAACGCCAGCCTGACCTATAAATGGGCTCCGCTGCAATTCCGGACGGCGGTCCAGCACAATTGGGCCGACCTGCCCTCAGGGGAGCATAGCTTTTCGGTGATGGGACCGTTATCGAAAAAAAGCAACCTGGAATTCAGCTATACTTCCAGTTTTAATGAGAAGAAACAGGGTGAACAGCGGCGAGCCGACTACGGTTTGCGCTTGACCGGACGTTGGCTGCCGGGCTTTACCTTGGGCGCTGGCCTCTTTTACGGCGAGGGCGACCTGAAGAGTAATAGTCTGAATGGCTGGCACCTGCGGACAACCTGGTCGGGGGGGATTAACCTCGCGCGTACATGGCGGGTCCAGGTTGCCGGTGAAACCCGGTGGCAAGCGGGGATCGAGCCCCTTTGGGTGAATAACCAGGTTAAATTGGTTAAAGACCTCCACTGCTTCCGGGCGGATCTGGGCTACAACCTGCTGGACGAGAGTGTCAGCTTTAATCTGATGTTTAACTGGTGA